The following are encoded together in the Ranitomeya imitator isolate aRanImi1 chromosome 4, aRanImi1.pri, whole genome shotgun sequence genome:
- the LEAP2 gene encoding liver-expressed antimicrobial peptide 2, whose translation MSLQLGKWTAIFVLCILLILQLHAAPLDNDYPKTLGRAKRMTPFWRTMSMRPVGASCRDDTECFTRLCRNQKCCLKTYAD comes from the exons ATGAGTCTACAGCTCGGGAAGTGGACGGCTATTTTTGTGCTTTGTATCTTGTTGATACTCCAG CTACATGCAGCTCCGCTAGATAATGACTACCCCAAAACATTGGGGAGAGCAAAGAGAATGACACCTTTCTGGAGAACAATGTCCATGCGGCCAGTTGGTGCATCTTGCAGAGATGATACTGAATGCTTTACTAGACTTTGCAG GAACCAAAAATGCTGCTTAAAGACATATGCGGATTAA